A genomic window from Phoenix dactylifera cultivar Barhee BC4 chromosome 7, palm_55x_up_171113_PBpolish2nd_filt_p, whole genome shotgun sequence includes:
- the LOC120111263 gene encoding uncharacterized protein LOC120111263 produces MGDDPATPRPAERVQEEEIAPTVLDRSEQDQAGGSTPVLELVREVIGLVRQQRDPQPQHPSASSSDQGRSIAEFRKLAPPAFKGTTDPQEAEHWLDEMEKAFRAMGCSEEERVIYATYMLQDRAHHWWESVERTMIQDIGTVTWAGFRTAFYSKYFPSSRVRELEREFLSLSQGSMSVEDYEAEFDRLSRFAPSLVQDPIARMSRFEEGLRPHLRRGLAAVHWTDYDDLVDRAKNMEIIWKETQEAHKGRLKRARDSDSDSERHVRRPVQIRHGAGQRAPPGRTAPEHRVISGTCYFCSQIGHKAIDCPRRLPRVGACYRCGQQGHKMAQCPQTQSRTIVCYGCGQPGHRISSCPRAGFVQRPPSARAPQRQIPPDPAQISQPAAPRQQTGGGSRTQGRVYALTQQDAQASNTAVTGTLLVHSTYAYALFDSGATHSFISSTYVHKHDIFCSPLERELCVSTPAGGKMITSLICKSCPVIVEGRDLKADLIVMDLHEFDLILGMDWLAIYHATIDCFSKRVTFRIPDIEEFYFVGDGGCVSSQIVAALQGIRSLRKGCSVYMAAVMDSEQSEQKIEDIPVVREYPDVFPDELPGLPPVREVEFAIDLNPVSLLGVHQCYL; encoded by the exons ATGGGAGATGATCCGGCGACTCCTCGCCCAGCTGAGCGAGTTCAGGAAGAGGAGATTGCTCCGACAGTTTTAGACCGATCAGAACAGGATCAGGCGGGAGGATCGACCCCAGTATTGGAACTGGTCAGGGAGGTGATTGGGCTGGTCAGACAGCAGAGggacccacagccacagcatccCTCTGCTAGCTCGTCGGATCAGGGGAGGAGCATTGCAGAATTCCGGAAGTTGGCTCCTCCGGCCTTCAAGGGAACCACAGATCCCCAGGAGGCCGAACACTGGCTAGACGAGATGGAGAAGGCCTTCAGGGCCATGGGATGCTCCGAGGAGGAGAGAGTCATATATGCTACTTATATGCTCCAGGACCGGGCACACCACTGGTGGGAGTCAGTGGAGCGGACCATGATACAGGATATCGGGACTGTGACTTGGGCTGGATTTCGGACGGCTTTTTATTCCAAATATTTTCCGTCCAGCCGTGTCAGAGAGTTGGAGAGAGAGTTCCTGAGTCTCTCTCAGGGGAGTATGTCAGTTGAGGATTACGAGGCAGAGTTCGATAGATTGTCTCGTTTTGCACCCTCCCTCGTCCAGGACCCTATAGCCAGGATGAGTAGATTTGAGGAGGGATTGAGACCCCACCTGCGTCGAGGCTTGGCTGCTGTTCATTGGACCGACTATGATGATCTTGTAGACAGAGCGAAGAATATGGAGATTATCTGGAAAGAGACGCAGGAAGCACATAAAGGGAGGCTGAAGAGGGCCAGAGATTCTGATTCGGATAGTGAGCGGCATGTACGTCGACCCGTGCAGATCCGTCACGGAGCAGGACAGCGAGCTCCACCTGGGAGGACTGCACCAGAGCACCGGGTGATATCAGGAACCTGTTATTTTTGCAGTCAGATTGGACACAAGGCCATTGATTGTCCCCGGAGACTGCCCAGGGTTGGAGCATGTTACAGATGTGGCCAACAGGGCCACAAGATGGCTCAGTGTCCTCAGACCCAGTCTAGGACTATTGTCTGTTATGGGTGTGGTCAGCCGGGCCACAGGATTTCTAGTTGTCCCCGGGCCGGATTTGTGCAGAGGCCACCGAGCGCTAGGGCTCCTCAGCGGCAGattccccctgatccagcacagaTTTCTCAGCCAGCCGCTCCCAGACAGCAGACAGGAGGAGGGTCTCGCACCCAGGGACGGGTATATGCACTGACacagcaggatgctcaggcatccaacacgGCAGTGACAGGTACCTTATTAGTACATTCTACTTATGCATATGCACTATTCGACTCAGGGGCCACACACTCTTTTATTTCATCTACATATGTGCATaagcatgatatattttgctcacCCTTGGAGAGGGAATTATGTGTGAGTACCCCAGCTGGGGGTAAGATGATCACTTCACTGATATGCAAGTCTTGCCCAGTAATTGTAGAGGGTAGAGACTTGAAAGCTGACCTTATTGTCATGGACTTACATGAATTTGATTTAATTCTGGGTATGGATTGGTTAGCTATATATCACGCTACCATTGACTGCTTCTCGAAGCGGGTGACTTTCCGAATCCCTGACAttgaagagttttattttgtggGTGATGGAGGGTGTGTCTCCTCTCAGATAGTGGCAGCCTTACAGGGTATTCGGTCTCTCAGGaaggggtgctctgtgtatatgGCGGCCGTCATGGATTCTGAGCAGTCGGAACAGAAAATTGAAGACATACCCGTGGTCAGGGAATACCCTGATGTTTTTCCTGATGAGCTTCCTGGTTTACCACCAGTTAGAGAGGTAGAATTTGCCATTGATCTAAACCCTG TGTCTCTCCTTGGGGTGCACCAGTGTTatttgtga